The following coding sequences are from one Kogia breviceps isolate mKogBre1 chromosome X, mKogBre1 haplotype 1, whole genome shotgun sequence window:
- the NR0B1 gene encoding nuclear receptor subfamily 0 group B member 1: protein MAGEDHQWQGSILYNMLMSAKQTHATPEAPEARPGGACWGCSCGSEPPVGREGLPGERAMALLYRCCFCGEDHPRQGSILYNMLTSAKQTQETPEAPEAQLGVACWGCSCGSEPPVGREGLPGGRAVALLYRCCFCGEDHPRQGSILYSLLTSAKQTHVAPEAPEARPGGAWWDRSYCAQRLGGREELPRGRALALPCSCCFCGEDHPWQGGILCNVPTSAKQTHVAPEAQPGAPWWDPSCGAQRRVALKSPQVVCEGASSGLLKTLRFVKYLPCFQVLPLDQQLVLVRSCWAPLLMLELAQDRLNFETVETSEPSLLQRILTTRRRETEGDEPQPHLVLPPEAEHLPLASEVQAIKGFLAKCWSLDISTKEYAYLKGTVLFNPDLPGLQCVKYIQGLQWGTQRILREHIRVTHREYQARFAELNSTLFLLRFINANVLAELFFRPIIGPVTMDDMMLEMLCAKL, encoded by the exons ATGGCGGGCGAGGACCACCAGTGGCAGGGCAGCATCCTCTACAACATGCTCATGAGCGCGAAGCAAACGCACGCGACTCCGGAGGCGCCCGAGGCACGGCCGGGGGGAGCGTGCTGGGGCTGCTCCTGCGGCTCGGAGCCCCCGGTGGGCAGAGAGGGGCTGCCAGGTGAACGGGCAATGGCGCTCCTGTACCGCTGCTGCTTTTGCGGTGAAGACCACCCGCGGCAGGGCAGCATCCTCTACAACATGCTCACGAGCGCGAAGCAAACCCAGGAGACTCCGGAGGCGCCCGAGGCCCAGCTGGGGGTCGCGTGCTGGGGCTGCTCCTGTGGCTCGGAGCCCCCGGTGGGCAGAGAGGGACTTCCGGGTGGGCGGGCAGTGGCGCTCCTGTACCGCTGCTGCTTTTGCGGTGAAGACCACCCGCGGCAGGGCAGCATCCTGTACAGCTTGCTCACCAGCGCAAAGCAAACGCACGTGGCTCCGGAAGCTCCTGAGGCGCGGCCGGGGGGCGCGTGGTGGGACCGCTCCTACTGCGCGCAGAGGCTGGGGGGCAGAGAGGAGCTGCCGCGTGGGCGGGCCTTGGCACTCCCGTGCAGCTGCTGCTTTTGCGGTGAAGACCACCCGTGGCAGGGCGGCATCCTCTGCAACGTGCCCACAAGCGCAAAGCAAACGCACGTGGCTCCAGAGGCACAGCCGGGGGCCCCCTGGTGGGACCCTTCGTGCGGCGCGCAGCGGCGGGTGGCCCTGAAGAGTCCACAGGTGGTCTGCGAGGGAGCCTCGTCGGGCCTGTTGAAGACGCTGCGCTTCGTCAAGTACCTGCCCTGCTTCCAGGTGCTGCCCCTGGACCAGCAGCTGGTGCTGGTGCGCAGCTGCTGGGCGCCGCTACTCATGCTGGAGCTGGCCCAGGACCGCTTGAACTTTGAGACGGTGGAGACTTCCGAGCCCAGCCTGCTGCAGAGGATCCTCACCACCAGGCGGCGGGAGACGGAGGGCGACGAGCCGCAGCCACATTTGGTACTGCCGCCGGAGGCCGAGCATTTGCCGTTGGCCTCAGAGGTGCAAGCCATCAAGGGCTTCCTCGCCAAGTGCTGGAGCCTGGACATCAGTACCAAGGAATACGCCTACCTCAAGGGGACCGTGCTCTTTAACCCGG ACCTACCAGGTCTGCAGTGCGTGAAGTACATCCAGGGACTTCAGTGGGGAACACAGCGGATACTCCGTGAACACATCAGGGTGACACACAGGGAGTACCAGGCCAGATTTGCCGAACTGAACAGCACCCTTTTCCTGCTGAGATTCATCAATGCCAATGTCCTGGCCGAACTGTTCTTCAGGCCCATCATCGGCCCAGTCACAATGGATGATATGATGCTAGAGATGCTCTGTGCGAAGTTATGA